A stretch of Brassica napus cultivar Da-Ae chromosome C6, Da-Ae, whole genome shotgun sequence DNA encodes these proteins:
- the LOC111213993 gene encoding FCS-Like Zinc finger 17, giving the protein MTKVSVGLQLVTTDSKEKLNNIVIKSSLRPNRSIPNISELCFLKTCHLCLKQFAQDKDVYMYKGDLGFCSKECRESQILMDERKELEASTKMMIASYRRCNSGAGKIGNRNLVDDLRRPCRLFIVP; this is encoded by the exons ATGACGAAAGTCTCTGTTGGATTGCAACTTGTGACAACTGATTCTAAAGAAAAGCTAAACAACATAGTCATCAAATCTTCACTGAGACCAAATCGGTCCATTCCAAACATCTCGGAGCTCTGCTTTCTCAAAACATGTCATCTGTGTTTGAAACAATTCGCTCAAGACAAAGATGTTTACATGTACAA AGGAGACTTGGGATTTTGTAGCAAAGAGTGTAGAGAAAGTCAGATTTTGATGGATGAGAGGAAAGAATTAGAGGCTTCTACGAAGATGATGATTGCATCTTATCGACGTTGTAACTCTGGCGCCGGAAAAATTGGGAATCGTAACTTGGTGGATGATCTCCGGC
- the LOC106364818 gene encoding uncharacterized protein LOC106364818 produces MDITRNSITKLHLQTQSLFPPNMERTLDVEPRMSTNPFAEDFIKSLPISSNQSSNSSSSEMVNERRQSFSTQKSIGEGRSSGQRKVMLMESPCTPGRGVFSFSSSLSGRRRNFPSKWDDAEKWVTSSHESPAHSLKSHHILKDKLANEVLSTEGFIFRDLEEEEEAQVQHRDMGTEMTPVGSVTTSRCHTPFESTSPARHNTPSNMSGPLTETKNVIDISEFANKLRLSGSAATQYYNSVTSHWNSREEEEEEISKSLRHSDMESELRRSVSVAVWDDEDDKIKFCQRYQREEAKIKAWVNLQDAKAEAQSRKLEVKIQKMRSNFEEKMMKRMDTVHRRAEEWRATARQQHAEQLKRAAETARKLSNRRGYLVAGRSSCGCLPCNNSGSCH; encoded by the exons ATGGACATCACAAGAAACAGCATCACCAAGCTCCATCTTCAAACACAGTCTCTATTTCCTCCTAATATG GAGAGAACTTTAGATGTTGAGCCAAGAATGAGCACAAACCCATTTGCAGAAGATTTCATCAAATCACTGCCAATTTCATCAAACCAAAGCAGTAACAGCAGCAGCAGTGAGATGGTAAACGAAAGAAGACAGAGTTTCTCAACACAAAAGAGCATTGGAGAAGGAAGAAGCAGTGGACAGAGAAAAGTGATGTTAATGGAGTCTCCTTGCACTCCAGGCAGAGGAGTTTTCAGCTTCAGTAGCAGCCTCTCTGGTAGAAGAAGAAACTTCCCTTCTAAATGGGATGATGCCGAGAAATGGGTCACCTCCAGTCATGAATCTCCTGCACATTCACTCAAGAGCCATCACATCCTTAAAg ATAAGTTAGCAAACGAAGTGCTATCAACGGAAGGGTTTATATTCAGAGAtctcgaggaagaagaagaagctcaagTCCAACACAGAGACATGGGAACAGAGATGACACCGGTCGGAAGCGTAACGACTTCAAGATGTCACACGCCCTTCGAAAGCACGTCTCCAGCGAGACACAACACGCCTTCGAACATGTCCGGTCCGTTGACAGAAACCAAAAACGTTATAGACATCTCCGAGTTCGCCAACAAGTTACGACTCAGCGGGTCAGCAGCGACTCAGTATTATAACTCAGTGACGAGTCACTGGAACTCGagggaagaggaggaagaagagatatCCAAGAGCTTAAGACATTCCGACATGGAAAGCGAGTTACGGAGAAGTGTTTCAGTAGCTGTATGGGATGATGAAGACGACAAGATCAAGTTTTGTCAAAG atatCAAAGAGAAGAAGCCAAGATCAAAGCATGGGTGAATCTCCAAGATGCTAAAGCCGAAGCTCAGTCCAGGAAACTCGAG GTGAAAATACAAAAGATGAGATCAAATTTTGAGGAGAAAATGATGAAGAGAATGGATACGGTGCACCGGAGAGCAGAAGAGTGGAGAGCTACGGCGAGGCAACAACATGCTGAGCAGTTGAAGAGAGCCGCTGAGACGGCGAGGAAGTTGAGTAACCGCCGTGGCTATTTGGTTGCCGGCCGTAGCTCATGTGGTTGTCTTCCCTGTAATAATAGTGGTTCTTGTCACTAA
- the LOC106364816 gene encoding protein LURP-one-related 3-like encodes MVQIHPVQTLPVDSGVREVKSSPYVTTEQESFTIWMRSLVCHSKGCTVYDSKGNLIYRVDNYDSKSCGEVYLMDLYREVLFEFQQSFGLFKSCEGCNSNGTRFRLRKNFKISPRGSSSSYKAVMESSKDDQQSCYKILNHRSVFIIEDGSGRLMAEVKKKQSNVNGLDFGEDVLTMVVEPQVDHSFIMGIVIAYGLLKCKL; translated from the coding sequence ATGGTGCAGATTCATCCTGTCCAAACATTACCGGTAGACTCCGGCGTCAGAGAAGTCAAGAGCTCGCCGTACGTGACGACGGAGCAAGAGAGTTTCACGATTTGGATGAGATCTCTAGTGTGCCATAGCAAAGGCTGCACAGTTTATGATTCCAAAGGAAACTTAATCTATCGAGTGGATAACTATGATTCCAAGAGTTGCGGTGAAGTTTACCTTATGGACTTATACAGAGAAGTCTTGTTTGAATTTCAACAAAGTTTTGGATTATTCAAATcttgtgaaggatgcaactcAAACGGGACAAGATTTCGACTAAGAAAGAACTTCAAGATTTCGCCAAGAGGTTCATCTTCGTCTTACAAAGCTGTAATGGAATCTAGTAAAGATGATCAACAATCTTGTTATAAGATTCTAAACCACAGATCAGTTTTCATTATTGAAGATGGATCGGGAAGATTAATGGCAgaagttaaaaagaaacaatCGAACGTTAATGGTTTGGATTTTGGAGAAGATGTCTTGACAATGGTGGTGGAGCCACAAGTAGACCATTCTTTCATCATGGGTATTGTTATAGCTTATGGTCTTCTCAAATGTAAATTGtga
- the LOC106436456 gene encoding translation initiation factor eIF-2B subunit alpha: MWRRSASFVLDKHHNNKPISLTPSLDSPPPLSDSMAEVNPNPNPVSAYYQTRAKHHGIVTSDWLEQAQAAVVRYPDKDSPVAGRRPFSVIEEFDNWRQQPDLAEAVAAIRALAAVIRASEATTMMELEIELKKASDTLKSWDTTSISLTAGCDLFMRYVTRTSALEFEDFNAAKARVLGRAEKFGEISYKARKIIAVLSQDFIFDGCTILVHGFSRVVLEILKTAAQNKKLFRVLCTEGRPDKTGVLLAKELAKLDVPVKLLIDSAVAYSMDEVDMVIFGADGVVESGGVINMMGTYQIALVAHTMNKPVYVAAESYKFARLYPLDQKDLEPALRPVDFGVPVPPKVEVERSARDYTPPQYLTMLFTDLGVLTPSVVSDELIQLYL, from the exons ATGTGGAGAAGATCGGCGTCGTTCGTCCTCGACAAGCACCACAACAACAAACCAATCTCTCTAACTCCCTCCCTCGATTCTCCTCCTCCACTCTCCGATTCGATGGCGGAggtaaaccctaaccctaatccTGTTTCGGCTTACTACCAAACGCGAGCGAAGCACCACGGGATCGTGACGAGCGATTGGCTAGAGCAGGCACAAGCCGCCGTGGTTCGCTACCCCGACAAGGATTCTCCCGTCGCGGGAAGAAGACCGTTTAGCGTGATTGAGGAGTTCGACAACTGGAGGCAGCAGCCTGATTTGGCGGAGGCGGTTGCGGCGATTCGGGCTCTTGCGGCGGTTATTAGGGCTAGCGAGGCGACTACGATGATGGAGCTCGAGATCGAACTCAAGAAAGCTTCGGATACATTGAAA TCATGGGACACAACTTCTATATCCTTAACAGCGGGATGTGATCTATTCATGCGCTACGTGACTCGAACATCTGCCTTAGAATTTGAAGATTTCAATGCAGCAAAAGCCCGCGTACTTGGACGTGCTGAGAAGTTCGGAGAAATATCTTACAAG GCCCGGAAGATTATTGCAGTACTTAGTCAAGATTTCATATTTGATGGGTGTACTATACTGGTTCATGGCTTCTCCAGAGTTGTTCTTGAAATACTAAAGACAGCAGCTCAGAACAAGAAACTCTTTCGAGTTTTGTGCACAG AGGGAAGGCCAGACAAAACAGGTGTACTGTTAGCTAAAGAGCTTGCAAAGCTAGATGTTCCAGTGAAGCTTCTGATTGATTCAGCTGTGGCCTATAGCATGGATGAAGTAGACATGGTGATTTTTGGAGCCGACGGAGTAGTTGAAAGTGGCGGGGTGATTAACATGATGGGTACTTACCAAATCGCTCTCGTTGCACACACTATGAACAAACCAGTCTATGTAGCTGCAGAGAGTTACAAG TTTGCACGCCTCTACCCGTTGGATCAAAAGGACTTGGAACCGGCCTTGAGACCTGTTGATTTTGGTGTTCCTGTTCCTCCTAAGGTTGAGGTAGAAAGATCTGCGAGAGACTACACTCCACCTCAGTACTTGACTATGCTATTCACTGATCTTGGTGTTCTCACTCCCTCTGTAGTTAGTGATGAGCTAATTCAGCTTTACTTGTAA
- the LOC106436461 gene encoding uncharacterized mitochondrial protein AtMg00310-like, with amino-acid sequence MCWISWDKLTLPKSAGSLRFIEIEEFNDALLAKHTWRLLKDPSSLLGQTLLNKYCCYEDLLTVSAPSSASHSWRGILACREIIRKGMGWVVGDGETIKIWREDWLSTEEQARPVGPPTLSSQNLTINELFRRHSTEWNLEKIKLHLP; translated from the coding sequence ATGTGTTGGATCTCTTGGGATAAGCTTACTCTCCCGAAGAGCGCGGGTAGTCTTCGATTTATAGAAATTGAAGAGTTTAATGATGCTCTCTTGGCAAAGCACACATGGAGACTGCTGAAAGACCCTTCCTCCCTGCTGGGACAAACCCTCTTGAACAAGTACTGTTGCTATGAAGATTTGCTCACGGTATCAGCCCCAAGCTCTGCCTCGCACAGCTGGAGAGGGATATTAGCATGTAGAGAGATCATAAGGAAGGGAATGGGTTGGGTAGTAGGAGATGGAGAAACTATCAAGATATGGAGGGAAGACTGGCTATCTACGGAGGAGCAAGCACGCCCTGTTGGACCCCCAACTCTCTCATCACAAAACCTGACAATCAATGAGCTATTCCGGAGGCACTCGACGGAATGGAATTTAGAGAAAATCAAACTCCACTTACCTTAG
- the LOC106436459 gene encoding uncharacterized protein LOC106436459: protein MQDINCPLMNLDPQIPAKASALYTDAAWNNTSLAGGLGWVSTKADGSVLFKGTEDRRNVASALLAEAMALKTALSEAVSHCITDIICFSDSKCLIDLITGKKTVVALQGLLHDLGVLSDSCKSISFCFIPRGRNKVADSLAKNAMFHMSNNPCGVSHSVVNSVT, encoded by the coding sequence atgcaagatatcaactgtCCACTTATGAACTTAGATCCGCAGATACCAGCGAAAGCCTCAGCACTGTATACGGATGCGGCTTGGAACAACACATCACTGGCAGGAGGACTAGGATGGGTAAGCACAAAAGCTGACGGCTCGGTTCTGTTCAAAGGAACTGAGGATCGTCGAAATGTAGCTTCAGCGCTCCTGGCAGAAGCGATGGCTCTAAAAACAGCACTCTCGGAAGCTGTCTCTCATTGTATAACAGACATAATATGTTTCTCAGATTCTAAGTGTCTAATTGACCTCATCACAGGAAAGAAAACTGTGGTGGCTCTGCAAGGATTACTCCATGACCTCGGCGTGTTGAGTGACTCTTGTAAATCTATCTCCTTTTGTTTTATCCCTCGGGGCCGCAATAAAGTCGCAGACTCTCTTGCTAAAAATGCCATGTTTCATATGTCTAACAACCCGTGTGGAGTTAGCCACTCTGTTGTAAACTCTGTTACTTAA